One region of Xylanibacillus composti genomic DNA includes:
- the spoIVA gene encoding stage IV sporulation protein A, translating into MEKVDIFKDIAERTGGDIYLGVVGAVRTGKSTFIKRFMETVVLPNIISESDRVRAKDELPQSAAGKTIMTTEPKFVPNNAVKISVAEGLEVNVRMVDCVGYAVEGAKGYEDENGPRMINTPWFEEPIPFHEAAEIGTRKVIQEHSTLGVVVTTDGTIADIERSSYVESEERVIAELKEVGKPFMLIINSTQPNGPEALALRDELAEKYDIPVMTMSVAEMTERDMLSVLREVLYEFPVHEVNVNLPSWVMVLEDRHWLRTHFEQSVRETVKDIRRLRDVDRVVSHFEEYEFIDRAGLAGMNMGQGVAEIDLYAPDELYDRILMEIVGVEIRGKDHLLQMMQEFSIAKREYDRFSEALDMVKTTGYGIAAPPLEDMSLDEPELIRQGSRFGVRLKATAPSIHMIRVDVESEFAPIIGTEKQSEELVRYLMQDFEENPTKIWESDIFGRSLHSIVREGIQAKIAMMPDNARYKLQETLGRIINEGSGGLIAIIL; encoded by the coding sequence TTGGAAAAAGTGGATATTTTCAAAGACATTGCAGAACGTACCGGCGGTGATATTTACCTTGGCGTGGTGGGCGCGGTACGGACTGGCAAGTCAACCTTTATCAAGCGGTTTATGGAGACAGTAGTGCTGCCGAATATTATCAGCGAGTCGGATCGTGTGAGAGCCAAGGACGAACTGCCGCAAAGCGCTGCGGGCAAGACGATTATGACAACGGAGCCGAAATTTGTCCCGAATAATGCCGTGAAAATCAGCGTGGCCGAAGGACTGGAAGTCAATGTCCGAATGGTTGACTGCGTCGGGTATGCGGTGGAGGGAGCAAAGGGCTATGAGGACGAGAACGGCCCTCGCATGATCAATACGCCCTGGTTTGAAGAACCGATTCCTTTTCATGAGGCTGCAGAAATCGGGACACGCAAGGTTATTCAAGAGCATTCCACACTTGGTGTCGTGGTGACTACGGACGGAACAATTGCTGATATTGAGCGCAGCTCTTATGTGGAATCCGAGGAACGGGTTATCGCTGAATTGAAAGAAGTCGGCAAACCCTTCATGCTGATTATCAATTCTACACAGCCGAATGGTCCGGAAGCTTTGGCCCTGCGTGACGAGCTGGCGGAGAAATACGACATCCCAGTTATGACGATGAGCGTCGCGGAAATGACTGAACGGGATATGCTGTCGGTGTTGAGAGAAGTGCTTTACGAATTCCCGGTTCATGAGGTGAATGTCAATCTTCCGAGCTGGGTCATGGTGCTGGAGGACCGCCATTGGCTGCGGACGCATTTCGAGCAGTCTGTCAGGGAGACGGTCAAGGATATCCGGCGATTGCGCGATGTCGACCGCGTCGTATCTCATTTTGAGGAATACGAGTTCATTGATAGGGCTGGCCTTGCAGGCATGAATATGGGGCAAGGGGTGGCTGAAATTGATCTGTATGCGCCCGATGAATTGTATGATCGCATCTTGATGGAGATTGTTGGGGTAGAAATTCGCGGCAAAGATCATTTGCTGCAGATGATGCAGGAATTCAGCATTGCCAAGCGGGAATATGATCGGTTCTCCGAGGCGCTCGATATGGTGAAAACTACAGGGTATGGCATCGCGGCACCGCCTCTGGAAGATATGTCGCTCGATGAGCCGGAGCTGATTCGCCAAGGCTCACGCTTCGGGGTTCGCTTGAAGGCGACGGCACCTTCAATACACATGATTCGTGTAGATGTGGAAAGTGAGTTCGCGCCTATTATCGGCACAGAGAAACAAAGCGAGGAGCTCGTAAGGTATCTGATGCAGGACTTCGAGGAAAACCCGACGAAGATTTGGGAATCCGATATTTTTGGCAGATCCCTGCATTCCATTGTCAGAGAGGGGATCCAGGCCAAGATCGCCATGATGCCCGACAATGCGCGCTATAAGCTGCAAGAGACGCTCGGACGGATCATCAACGAGGGTTCGGGCGGTCTGATTGCCATTATCTTATAA
- a CDS encoding stage VI sporulation protein F has product MSRKDLSKDVLNVVNSKTGKKVSPRQISKLASGVNASTVKSEAQLRQLIKQVGSTVNVKVPESTVREIVKAVKQSGFNPNNMEQMIKTIMSKR; this is encoded by the coding sequence ATGAGTCGCAAAGATTTGTCCAAGGACGTGCTGAACGTCGTCAATTCCAAGACGGGCAAAAAGGTTTCTCCCAGGCAAATCAGCAAGCTGGCAAGCGGTGTCAATGCTTCTACAGTGAAAAGCGAGGCTCAGCTGCGGCAGCTGATTAAGCAGGTAGGAAGCACGGTGAACGTCAAGGTTCCCGAATCAACCGTCAGGGAAATCGTTAAAGCGGTCAAACAAAGCGGTTTCAATCCGAACAATATGGAGCAAATGATCAAGACGATCATGAGCAAAAGGTAA
- a CDS encoding NAD(P)H-dependent glycerol-3-phosphate dehydrogenase, with amino-acid sequence MNNRRAAVLVAGSWGTALASVLADNGCKVNLWTRNPDQEEEINTKRQNQRFLPDFTIHEAIHATTSLAEAVEDAAFILLAAPSSAMRDVARSIKEFASDKAVLVHATKGFEPDTLQRMSAVIEEELPAWKDRVVVLSGPSHAEEVSRKCPTTIVVASRTAKEAEEAQDWLINPYFRVYTNPDVIGVEVGGALKNIIALGAGLSDGLDFGDNAKAALLTRGLAEIARLGVSLGANPLTFAGLAGVGDLVVTCTSRHSRNWRAGYMLGQGQTLDEVLSTMGMVVEGVKTTRAAYLLSRKHGVEMPIAEQLYQVLFENKPPREAVEALMGRGRTNEMEEVAAEAAANWKE; translated from the coding sequence ATGAACAACCGTCGAGCGGCTGTGTTAGTGGCCGGAAGCTGGGGAACGGCGTTAGCTTCTGTATTGGCGGACAACGGATGCAAGGTGAACTTGTGGACGAGGAATCCGGATCAGGAGGAAGAAATCAATACGAAGCGGCAAAATCAGCGATTTCTTCCTGACTTTACGATCCATGAAGCGATCCACGCGACTACATCTCTTGCGGAAGCGGTGGAGGACGCGGCATTTATTCTGCTGGCTGCGCCTTCTTCCGCGATGCGTGATGTGGCGCGTTCGATCAAGGAGTTTGCTTCGGACAAAGCCGTATTGGTACATGCGACCAAAGGCTTTGAGCCCGATACGCTGCAACGGATGTCGGCCGTGATTGAAGAAGAACTGCCGGCATGGAAGGATCGGGTAGTGGTGCTCTCTGGACCAAGTCATGCGGAGGAAGTCAGCCGCAAATGTCCGACAACGATTGTCGTCGCTTCCCGTACGGCAAAAGAAGCAGAAGAAGCGCAGGATTGGTTGATAAATCCGTATTTTCGCGTATACACGAATCCGGATGTAATAGGAGTCGAGGTGGGCGGCGCCCTGAAAAACATTATTGCGCTGGGAGCCGGCCTTTCCGATGGTTTGGATTTTGGCGACAATGCCAAAGCTGCTTTGTTGACGCGGGGATTGGCGGAAATAGCGCGGCTTGGCGTTTCGCTTGGGGCTAACCCGCTGACATTCGCAGGGTTGGCAGGAGTGGGCGATCTAGTCGTGACATGCACAAGCAGGCACAGCCGGAATTGGCGGGCAGGCTATATGCTTGGGCAAGGTCAAACGCTGGATGAGGTCTTGTCGACCATGGGCATGGTAGTAGAAGGAGTCAAGACAACACGAGCAGCTTATTTGCTTTCGCGCAAGCATGGTGTGGAAATGCCCATTGCGGAGCAGCTGTATCAGGTGCTGTTTGAAAATAAGCCGCCACGTGAAGCAGTAGAGGCGCTAATGGGCCGTGGACGAACGAACGAAATGGAAGAGGTTGCCGCGGAAGCGGCAGCGAATTGGAAGGAATAG
- a CDS encoding HU family DNA-binding protein → MNKSELIAKVSETAELSKKDATKAVDAVFDAISEALQQGDKVQLVGFGNFEVRERSARKGRNPQTGEEIEISASKIPAFKPGKALKEGIN, encoded by the coding sequence ATGAATAAATCCGAATTGATCGCGAAGGTTTCGGAAACAGCTGAGCTTTCCAAGAAGGACGCAACTAAAGCGGTAGACGCGGTGTTTGATGCTATCTCCGAAGCATTGCAGCAGGGTGACAAGGTGCAATTGGTCGGCTTCGGCAACTTTGAGGTGCGTGAACGTTCCGCTCGCAAAGGACGGAATCCGCAAACCGGGGAAGAGATCGAAATTTCCGCCAGCAAGATTCCGGCTTTCAAACCAGGCAAGGCCTTGAAGGAAGGCATCAACTAA
- a CDS encoding 2Fe-2S iron-sulfur cluster-binding protein, producing MPNVRFTPADKVVSVRAGTSVLEAARKARVNIATRCGGNASCLMCKVHVKSGGVTSPDEKELRKMGDLHRTGTRLACQAKVMNADVTIELPESPLKLAVRKLLAEQQEREGEDE from the coding sequence TTGCCGAACGTCCGTTTTACGCCTGCGGACAAAGTTGTGTCTGTAAGGGCGGGAACAAGTGTGCTGGAAGCTGCTCGCAAAGCGCGTGTGAACATCGCGACGCGTTGCGGCGGTAATGCCTCATGCCTGATGTGCAAAGTGCATGTAAAGTCGGGGGGCGTTACCAGCCCGGATGAGAAGGAGCTGCGGAAAATGGGCGACCTGCACCGAACCGGCACACGGTTAGCTTGTCAAGCGAAGGTAATGAATGCGGACGTTACCATCGAGCTGCCGGAAAGCCCGTTGAAGCTGGCTGTGCGCAAATTGTTGGCTGAACAGCAAGAAAGAGAGGGGGAAGACGAATGA
- a CDS encoding 2Fe-2S iron-sulfur cluster-binding protein, with the protein MLTLKGRTKELTVQTETGQTILDLALKHDVDWGFSCTRGTCARCRCYIEEGRELLAEPTEAEWARLDEEELEDGYRLGCQAVIRTEGTVRAVHRTYW; encoded by the coding sequence ATGCTAACGTTGAAGGGCAGGACCAAAGAATTGACTGTGCAGACCGAAACAGGCCAGACGATATTGGACTTGGCATTGAAGCACGATGTGGATTGGGGATTTTCCTGTACGAGAGGCACGTGTGCACGATGCCGCTGCTACATAGAAGAAGGCAGGGAGCTGCTCGCCGAACCGACAGAGGCTGAATGGGCAAGATTGGATGAAGAAGAGCTGGAAGATGGGTACCGCCTAGGCTGCCAGGCTGTCATTCGGACGGAAGGCACCGTGCGTGCCGTGCACCGAACCTATTGGTAA
- the mtrB gene encoding trp RNA-binding attenuation protein MtrB — MDSNMQGDFFVVKAKDNGVHVIGLTRGHDTKFHHTEKLDKGEVMLAQFTEHTSAIKVRGKAVIYTPFGEIDTEA; from the coding sequence ATGGATTCAAATATGCAGGGAGATTTCTTTGTTGTAAAGGCGAAAGACAACGGTGTCCATGTCATCGGGCTGACTCGCGGTCATGACACCAAGTTTCATCATACGGAAAAGCTGGACAAGGGAGAGGTCATGCTGGCGCAGTTCACCGAGCATACATCCGCTATTAAGGTGCGGGGCAAGGCCGTGATCTATACCCCGTTCGGCGAGATCGATACTGAGGCGTAA
- a CDS encoding DUF2768 family protein — protein MDPMQKMWASFVAIGLMALSAFIITFARSKTRGIIRVVLSLIAFVTLFVAMLLGIISIL, from the coding sequence ATGGATCCGATGCAAAAAATGTGGGCATCCTTTGTCGCAATTGGGCTTATGGCTCTTTCGGCTTTTATCATCACGTTTGCGCGCAGCAAGACGCGCGGAATCATCCGGGTCGTGCTTTCGCTGATTGCGTTTGTGACCTTGTTCGTTGCAATGCTGCTGGGCATTATTTCGATTTTATAG
- the plsY gene encoding glycerol-3-phosphate 1-O-acyltransferase PlsY: MVLAIVAIAASYLLGSITFSFVVAKWWKGIDIRKHGSGNAGATNTLRVLGKGAAITVLALDVGKGIAAVWLGRWLGDTPVIEVACGLAAIIGHNWPVFFGFRGGKGIATTIGVMATLHFVPALLAGIIAILSIVLTRYVSLGSLLFTCLTPLALWLLDYPTTYIWSALMIFAFALLRHRSNVTKLLRGEENKLGAKRGM; encoded by the coding sequence ATAGTGTTGGCTATTGTTGCAATTGCAGCCAGTTATTTGCTCGGTTCCATTACGTTTAGCTTTGTGGTGGCCAAATGGTGGAAAGGCATCGATATACGCAAGCATGGGAGCGGAAATGCCGGAGCCACAAATACGCTGCGCGTGCTTGGCAAGGGAGCGGCAATCACCGTTTTGGCACTCGATGTAGGCAAAGGAATAGCAGCCGTTTGGCTTGGACGGTGGCTGGGCGATACGCCGGTCATCGAAGTGGCTTGCGGCTTGGCCGCGATTATTGGCCACAACTGGCCTGTATTTTTCGGATTTCGCGGTGGCAAGGGAATTGCGACCACGATCGGCGTCATGGCAACCTTGCACTTTGTCCCGGCATTGTTGGCAGGCATAATTGCGATACTGAGCATCGTGCTTACCCGATACGTTTCACTCGGATCATTGCTGTTTACGTGCCTGACGCCTCTTGCGCTTTGGCTCCTGGACTATCCGACGACATATATATGGTCAGCTCTAATGATATTTGCTTTCGCATTGCTGCGGCATCGCTCCAACGTGACCAAGCTGCTGCGGGGAGAAGAGAACAAGCTGGGCGCCAAGCGAGGGATGTAG
- a CDS encoding DUF3939 domain-containing protein, with the protein MNAPAFRMARTPIAIMMILALLSGCMYPGDTSTADQRIAAKEDVVLVQAAVNEYMQETGVLPIQNSDMSVPKYEKFKIDFGKLTNGPFLSRIPNSAFESGGRHLYLIVEEGEELLVRLMDVHVFQQVTDLEAEVRRYKQANNGEVPLQLEVSPGWYSIDYDALRVDRLQVTSMFTGALLPILINTDGELAVDYAPDIMELIRKQADDSADGADASDGQLSAAFETRLAEMEDLRSLLVEEHLYVPVKSRAYIWADGQPIISNE; encoded by the coding sequence ATGAACGCGCCAGCATTTCGGATGGCAAGAACACCAATCGCCATTATGATGATTCTAGCATTACTGAGCGGCTGCATGTATCCGGGAGATACGAGCACAGCTGACCAGCGCATCGCCGCAAAGGAAGATGTGGTGCTCGTGCAAGCCGCAGTTAATGAATATATGCAGGAAACGGGCGTGCTGCCAATACAGAACAGTGATATGAGCGTACCGAAGTATGAAAAATTCAAGATTGATTTCGGCAAGCTGACCAATGGACCATTTTTGAGCAGGATTCCCAACAGCGCCTTTGAAAGCGGCGGCAGGCATCTGTACCTGATTGTCGAAGAGGGAGAAGAACTGCTCGTCCGCCTGATGGATGTGCACGTCTTCCAACAAGTGACTGATCTCGAAGCGGAAGTGCGCAGGTACAAGCAGGCCAATAACGGGGAGGTTCCGCTCCAACTGGAGGTGTCGCCTGGCTGGTACTCCATTGATTACGATGCGCTTCGCGTAGATCGCTTGCAAGTAACAAGCATGTTCACCGGGGCATTATTGCCTATACTGATCAACACAGACGGAGAGCTGGCTGTAGATTACGCACCGGACATAATGGAATTGATTCGTAAGCAGGCTGATGACTCGGCGGACGGGGCGGACGCTTCAGACGGGCAGCTGAGCGCGGCCTTCGAAACCCGGTTAGCGGAAATGGAAGACCTGCGCAGCCTGCTGGTCGAGGAGCATCTGTACGTACCCGTTAAATCCAGAGCTTATATATGGGCAGATGGTCAGCCGATCATCTCCAATGAATAA
- a CDS encoding transposase, translated as MSRPSDIYRDVSYQFFYRRKWPHGFCCPRCGYRQAYTVHSPVRTLPLYQCQCCRHQTTLTAGTIMEGSRTSLAKWHTVIELLSDKKSVNAVQLALLIQVTYKTAWSILHKIRRAISELDEDRRLAGYVTGGVVFYGRPQFAYYRTEREHPLWVSCAQEREVRRDNNFERDSGLYVKIKRLTDHDLIGQKLAHSGETRLFEEHLEGQAVGVTLNRAEFRRNPLLFPLYKEAEKWINQTFRGIGGKYQQAYWDEFCFRVNYMHHVHPVSHILASVCMGNFEQAYRRKHAS; from the coding sequence ATGAGCAGGCCGAGCGACATTTATCGTGATGTGTCTTACCAGTTTTTTTATCGTCGGAAATGGCCGCATGGCTTTTGTTGTCCACGCTGCGGATATCGTCAAGCCTACACGGTTCACTCTCCCGTGCGCACCTTGCCTCTTTATCAATGTCAGTGTTGCCGTCACCAGACAACGTTGACTGCAGGTACCATTATGGAAGGCAGCCGAACCTCTCTGGCAAAGTGGCACACTGTGATCGAACTGCTCTCTGATAAGAAAAGTGTCAACGCTGTGCAACTTGCTTTACTAATTCAAGTTACCTACAAAACAGCCTGGAGTATCCTCCACAAAATTCGGCGCGCTATCAGCGAGCTAGACGAAGACAGGCGATTGGCCGGCTATGTGACCGGCGGTGTAGTATTTTACGGGCGTCCGCAGTTCGCCTACTATCGTACTGAGCGAGAGCATCCGCTGTGGGTAAGCTGCGCACAGGAGCGAGAAGTTAGACGCGACAACAATTTTGAGCGCGACAGCGGGCTATATGTCAAAATCAAACGCTTGACGGATCACGATCTAATCGGGCAAAAACTGGCACATTCTGGCGAAACACGTCTTTTCGAGGAGCATCTGGAAGGACAAGCCGTCGGAGTAACCTTGAACCGGGCCGAGTTCCGCCGCAATCCATTGCTTTTCCCGCTCTATAAGGAGGCGGAGAAATGGATCAACCAAACTTTCAGAGGAATCGGCGGCAAATACCAGCAGGCTTATTGGGATGAATTCTGCTTCAGGGTGAACTATATGCACCATGTGCATCCGGTCTCACATATCTTGGCCAGCGTTTGTATGGGGAATTTCGAACAAGCTTATAGAAGGAAACATGCCTCGTAA